From Haliaeetus albicilla chromosome 31, bHalAlb1.1, whole genome shotgun sequence, one genomic window encodes:
- the HAMP gene encoding hepcidin: MGSLLGSALAPPESSLESPPTWVGDGQPPRPRRRRHGSHFPLCSFCCNCCRNRGCGFCCRT, encoded by the exons ATGGGGTCTCTCCTGGGTTCT gctctgGCCCCCCCCGAATCGTCGCTGGAGTCGCCCCCCACCTGGGTGGGGGATGGGCAG cccccccggccccgccgccgccgccacggCTCCCACTTCCCGCTCTGCTCCTTCTGCTGCAACTGCTGCCGCAACCGCGGCTGCGGCTTCTGCTGCCGAACCTga
- the MAG gene encoding LOW QUALITY PROTEIN: myelin-associated glycoprotein (The sequence of the model RefSeq protein was modified relative to this genomic sequence to represent the inferred CDS: deleted 1 base in 1 codon) codes for MRPVAAALPTALLLLSLLPGTSGGPWAAWMPPAVAGLSGTCVAVPCRFGYPEELRPATVHGLWYFGSPYPKNYPPVVARSRTGAVHESFTGRAKLVGDPGVRDCSLLLGPLSPELAGKYYFRGDLGGYNQYSFSEHTILEVLEEPVLEVPPELVAGEEVEIRCRVPDNCPQLRPRVGWEGIEELPEASERELHEDAAGAATILALLRFRPRREDGGRRLGCRVTFTNSTLAFEATVALDVQYEPRVLEVSGPGEAVEGTPVELGCEAEGRPPPLLSWFRGVTVLQEEPVSTGLRLVLPHVEPDHAGTYSCVAENRHGRHNRSLQLHVAYAPRSPILNGSLWVVAGDPVTVTCGAASHPAPIVTVTRGARVVATAIYEPQVTMTLAAARPEDAGEYLCRAENQHGESSLAFNLTVEFPPILLPDSRCTPGGDGARCVCSASAVPEPSVTFDLPSRNVTVTEGHRDYTVTTPGQGTGGVVTVTGILTLRGTLDPRLAVLCSAHNPHGSIRQQLRFHHPGGLVWAKVGPVGAVVAFAIVIALVCYLSQSRRKKAAGSPEVTPVQPPPGQGGDPDPELRPLQARWLRGAVGRWALGGGEGPGAPPEPAPPPKPHRGPPEEPPEYAEIRVK; via the exons ATGAGGCCGGTGGCAGCCGCCCTCCCCAccgccctgctgctgctgtccctcctgccag GGACATCAGGTGGTCCCTGGGCCGCCTGGATGCCCCCGGCAGTAGCCGGGCTTTCGGGAACCTGCGTGGCCGTACCCTGTCGTTTTGGCTACCCGGAAGAATTACGGCCGGCCACCGTTCACGGCTTGTGGTATTTTGGGAGCCCTTATCCCAAAAATTATCCCCCCGTGGTGGCCCGGTCGAGGACGGGAGCCGTCCACGAGAGTTTCACCGGACGAGCGAAGCTGGTGGGAGATCCGGGGGTCCGAGATtgttccctgctgctgggacccCTCAGCCCCGAATTAGCCGGGAAATATTATTTTCGGGGTGATTTAGGGGGTTATAACCAGTACAGCTTCTCCGAACATACGATCTTGGAGGTGTTGG aGGAACCAGTACTGGAAGTCCCCCCTGAACTGGTGGCAGGAGAAGAGGTAGAAATCCGATGTCGCGTCCCCGATAATTGTCCCCAACTCCGACCCCGGGTGGGTTGGGAAGGGATCGAAGAGCTTCCGGAAGCATCCGAACGGGAATTACACGAGGACGCGGCCGGAGCCGCCACCATCTTGGCTCTTCTACGGTTTCGACCCCGTCGAGAAGATGGTGGCCGGCGGTTGGGTTGTAGGGTGACCTTCACCAACAGCACCCTGGCTTTCGAGGCCACCGTCGCCCTTGATGTTCAGT acgaACCACGGGTGCTGGAGGTCTCTGGTCCCGGCGAGGCGGTTGAGGGGACCCCGGTGGAATTGGGGTGCGAAGCCGAAGGGCGACCGCCCCCATTACTCTCCTGGTTCCGGGGGGTGACGGTATTACAGGAAGAACCGGTTTCAACCGGTCTCCGCCTGGTTTTACCCCACGTGGAACCGGATCACGCCGGTACCTACAGTTGCGTGGCCGAGAACCGGCACGGACGCCATAACCGGAGTCTTCAACTTCATGTGGCTT ATGCCCCACGTTCACCCATCCTCAACGGCTCGCTCTGGGTGGTGGCGGGCGACCCGGTGACGGTGACCTGCGGTGCCGCCAGTCACCCGGCCCCTATCGTGACGGTGACGCGGGGGGCG CGGGTGGTGGCCACCGCCATCTACGAACCCCAAGTCACCATGACCTTGGCGGCCGCCAGACCGGAGGACGCCGGGGAATACCTGTGCCGAGCCGAGAACCAGCACGGGGAGAGCAGCCTCGCCTTCAACCTCACCGTCGAGT tcccccccatcctcctccccGATTCCCGCTGCACCCCGGGAGGGGACGGAGCACGTTGCGTCTGTTCGGCCTCCGCCGTCCCCGAACcgtccgtgacctttgacctaCCATCCCGGAACGTCACCGTCACCGAAGGTCACCGCGATTACACCGTCACCACGCCGGGACAGGGGACGGGGGGGGTCGTCACCGTCACCGGGATCCTCACGCTTCGGGGGACGCTCGACCCCCGCCTGGCCGTACTTTGTTCTGCCCACAACCCCCACGGCAGCATCCGGCAACAGTTGCGCTTCCATCATCCCG gAGGGCTGGTTTGGGCCAAGGTGGGGCCGGTCGGGGCCGTGGTGGCCTTCGCCATCGTCATCGCCCTCGTCTGCTACCTCAGCCAAAGCCGTCGCAA GAAGGCGGCGGGAAGCCCCGAGGTGACCCCGGTGCAGCCCCCGCCCGGGCAGGGGGGGGACCCCGACCCCGAGCTGCGCCCCTTGCag GCGCGGTGGCTGCGGGGGGCGGTGGGGCGgtgggcgctgggggggggggaggggccgggCGCCCCGCCCGAAcccgcccctccccccaaaccccaccggGGCCCCCCCGAGGAACCCCCCGAATACGCCGAGATCCGCGTCAAGTGA